The Leptospira paudalimensis region GTCGGCAGGGATACCACGTCCATTGTCTTGGATGGTCACACGTTTGCGATCCGTTGACAATTGGATGATGAGTTTGTTCATCTTATCTTTTTCGGGAATGGATTTGTCGTTTAAGTTCTTTCTGTATTCATCCACGCAGTTCATACATGCTTCATCCAAACATTTCAGTTTGGCTGGGATGTCGGAAAGTTCTTCGTGTACAATATCATACTTACCAGAGTTATCTTTGGTAAAAAAATGTTGTTCAAATGTGGAAAGGGAGTTTTGCCCAAGCCACATTCCTGTACGCATACGAACGTGTTCTACGTTCGATAATTTCTTAAAATTTCGCGAATTTCCTGAGGTTTTTTCAGTTTTTTGAGCCATAATTATCTATTTCGGATCCCATTTTTTCTTCAGTTCATCCAACTCATCAGTCATAAATCCTGTGAGTTTTTTATCATCTTTTTGCAAAGCCGTATACTCAGTGTATTTGGTTTTTGCTTCTACAATGGCTTCTTCACATTTACGAACTTCTTCCAAAGTCATACGGTAAACGGGAATGGAACTCAACCATTCGAAGTAAACGAATTTGGCAGCTTTTAACTTTTCTTCGAATTCTTTTTTCGATTTAATGCCTGTTACTTTTTCGTTCCATTTTTCTTTGATGAATCGAATGAGTTCGGAGTTCCGATCAATTTTTTCTTTTTCTAACCCAGCAAGTCGTTTGAATCTGCGGATGAGATGGGTTTTTCGGAAATCACAGAAACGTTTGATGATTTCTTCTGGAACAAAATTACGAAGTTTTCCTTCATGTGTGATGACATTGATGGTTAATACTTCATTGTTTTCTTTGGAGAAAAGTTCTTTGATTTCTTTCTCGGAAGGTTCTTCGCCTTTTTTAGCAACAAGTTCGATTTTAAACGTTTGGCTGGAATGATCAATGTAGTCCTTTAACCAATTGTCTTTCTTTTCGATTAAATCATCTAAGTAGTTCACAACCTTTTCACGGTTCCAGTTCATGGGAGAATCTACTAAAAACAATTTCCCATCTTCTTTTTTGAAACCAAATGTAGTAGACATGACAGTGCTTCCATTGTCATTTTTGGACATTTTTACCTCTCCACCGTACCCTTTGTACCATGGAGTGATCTTTTTCGGTTTGCCCGTTTTTAAATACGTGACTTGAGAATCAATGACGTCACTGAGTTTGTGTGCTGGAATAAAACAACGAAATCCCGTTGCAATCCCTTGGATGTTATTTAAGAGAACAACAGGAACCTTTCCAACAAAATGAATTGGTTCATCTTCTGTTTCATCGTAGTTTTTGACATAATCAATGTCAGGTAAACTTTCAAAAAATCCTAAGTCTTTGGCAAAGTCAGAAAGTTTGACTTCTGTATAACGGGGAGATGCAATTGCATTGGGATCAAGTACGTCACCAAAAGTTCCTTCCCCATGAACCAAAGGATAGTTGTTTGCAAATGCAAAGTCTTGTGCCATTTGGGAAAGGGCATCTTGGATCGATCTGTCTCCATGTGGATGGTATCCCATCGCAAGACCCGCTACTTTTACTGTTTTGGTATGACGGTTTCTCGCATCAGAGTTCCACATCGCCCAAAGAATGCGTCGTTGAACAGGCTTTAGGCCATCAATTTCTTGTGGAATGGCTCTCGAATCGCATACATAGCGGGAGTATTTCCTTTGGTCATCGTTAACTTGGTCTTCAAAGGGGCGTTTCGGATACTGTTCTTCGTTCTTCATGGTTCCAAATGACACAGGGGTGCGATGAATTGACTTGTCAAGCGGTTTTCCCTTTTTAGACTGGCGATACGCACCTATCTATGTCCCCACAAACTCAAGAATACTCCCGTTTTCATTGGCTAATCTGGTTCTTGATTTTTTTTTCTGGGTGGAGTTGCCAAACAGTCAATTCTCTCCTTTCGAGAGATCCTAAATCCGAAATTCCTGCTTCCGTTTTATTCCTCAAATCACCTCGAAAAATGAGTTCCACTTTCTTCAAAGATGGGTCTTCTCATTACCGTTGTATCCAATGGGAACCAGGCAAATCCAGTGGATATGCAGAAAAAATTGAGTTCAGTTTCATTGCTTACGACACTAATTTTTCAAACAATATCAATGCAGAATTTGGGAATGACGTTGTTGAATCCTACAAACTTATTTGGAATCGCAAAGTTGGAAAATTCCAACGAGATAAACTTGAG contains the following coding sequences:
- a CDS encoding DNA gyrase subunit A; amino-acid sequence: MKNEEQYPKRPFEDQVNDDQRKYSRYVCDSRAIPQEIDGLKPVQRRILWAMWNSDARNRHTKTVKVAGLAMGYHPHGDRSIQDALSQMAQDFAFANNYPLVHGEGTFGDVLDPNAIASPRYTEVKLSDFAKDLGFFESLPDIDYVKNYDETEDEPIHFVGKVPVVLLNNIQGIATGFRCFIPAHKLSDVIDSQVTYLKTGKPKKITPWYKGYGGEVKMSKNDNGSTVMSTTFGFKKEDGKLFLVDSPMNWNREKVVNYLDDLIEKKDNWLKDYIDHSSQTFKIELVAKKGEEPSEKEIKELFSKENNEVLTINVITHEGKLRNFVPEEIIKRFCDFRKTHLIRRFKRLAGLEKEKIDRNSELIRFIKEKWNEKVTGIKSKKEFEEKLKAAKFVYFEWLSSIPVYRMTLEEVRKCEEAIVEAKTKYTEYTALQKDDKKLTGFMTDELDELKKKWDPK